The window ATCTCATcctcaacaacacacactttttcaaatCAGCCCTCTTCCCCGTACTTTCTTCTGGGAGGGCTTTTCTCTGATAAGACCAAAGATAATGCCCAATTTGCTGATAGTAAAGTGTGTTTGAAAGGAATATTCTTatcagtatttgtttttctttgttctaaTGAGTTAAAACACTAAGCAGGAATGATGTTGACTGTAAATAATTGAGCAGCCATTATCATGTTTCTGGGCTACACTTACTGCACCATTAGATATGTACTGTGTTGGAAGACTTTTTTGAATGTTCTGGTTAAATGTAGCTGCATGTTCTGTTAGAGTTCTGTTCTGGCATTAGACCACAACAACAAGAATTGACTTGCAAAGTGGGAATGGcactgtgagcgggatggctcaaaCAAAAGGTAAGggacggaagcgttcggggttgggcaaaaacaacagcgtttattgTTCGAGAAATGTGCATACAACAGccagctccgcggtactttcagggcgggcaaggccaggacggggtgtgtcgtcttcccaggacccagcctactgcaagacagtctagaaccaggttaccaacatgctttatattaaatgcctgattacctgattccgatcagctgtctggtctccggccgagccactcccctcaccccagcagccggcgctctaaccacacccggctgccacaggCACCAAACAGTTAtcatatatatgtttgtatacTTCATTCACTGTCATCCTCATGCTatcttttttcaattttgtcAGGTGTGGGAATTGATGGTGGCAATGGCAAGGACTGGGAGACAAATGCCAAGTCCATCCAACTGATCAAGCAACGTGGGAAAGTGAAGATGCTAGATGAGGAGATCAACAGTAAGTACCGTGaatcaaacaaaaaatgaatgtcctcatttttcttctttacaCTTTGGTGAATTTTGGGATActaaatatttctgtgtttgtctgacCTTTTAGAGCAGCAGGATATCGACCTGGATGTGGAGTTTGATGTCCATCTGGGCATTGCTCACACCCGCTGGGCCACCCACGGTGTGCCAAGCCCAGTTAACAGCCATCCACACCGATCCGACAAGACCAATGGTCAGTGTGTTCAAAGATTGAGAGCTCACACAGTCCACATAGATAAATATTTTACCTTGTTTACAGCTCAGGTGTTGGTTTCAGGTTTCTTAAAgtttctgtttatctttctGGTCTACAGAGTTCATTGTCATTCACAATGGAATCATCACCAATTACAAAGACCTGAGGAAATTCTTGGTAAGCACCCATATCTCACGAACTATTCTAGACATTTATTGAAAAGTCCAATATGAAACGGGACTAACTCTTTTTTTCCGTCTCCACAGGAGAGCAAAGGCTACGAGTTTGAGTCAGAGACTGACACCGAGAGCATTGCCAAGCTGGTGAAGTACATGTTTGACAACAGGGAGAGTAACGACATCAGTTTCGCAACACTGGTGGAACGAGTGACCCAGCAGCTGGTAAGgatctgctctctgctgctatTATATTGACCCGCTGATAAAACGCCTGTCTGATCTATTTGTTCTTCCCCTAACTAGGAAGGCGCTTTTGCCCTGGTCTTCAAGAGCGTCCACTACCCCGGAGAGGCAGTCGGCACAAGGTACACTCCTACTGATGCTGTCAAACACATGTCAACTACTTCAGATTCATGTTTTGTTGGCTGATACAATTGTTCATGTGTAGGAGGGGAAGTCCCCTGCTGATGGGAGTGAGGAGTGATCACAAGCTGTCCTCAGATCATATTCCTGTGGTCTACCGCTCCAGtaggtttcagtttttattctaGATTACCCATGTGTGATTGCAGGAGTGTGACTGaggctcttttcttttttccttcagCCACGAAAGATAAGAAGGGCTGCACTGCCCTACCCAGGTCGGACCGGGACACCTGCTTGTTCCCTGTGGATGAAAAAGCAGTAGAGTACTACTTTGCCTCTGACGCAAGGTTAGCACATCTTTGTATCCCACTTTTATACCAAAGAAATACTAGATTTATTCAAAGATTCTCCGTGAAGCATTCAGTTCCATACCTTTTGACTTCATTTTGGAGGGTAACTCAAATTTGTTTGCCTCTCTCTTGTCACCACAGCGCAGTGATCGAGCACACAAACCGGGTGATCTTCCTGGAGGACGACGATGTGGCCGCCGTGGTGGAAGGCCGCCTGTCCATCCACAGGATAAAGCGTACGGCCGGAGACTATCCAGCCCGCGCCATCCAGACCCTGCagatggagctgcagcagatcaTGAAGGGTGAGTGGAGGGTCAGTCTTTgatctgttcattttttttctcccctggGAACATTTTCCCTACAAATAAATCACTGGTGAACTGCCTTGTAATTTTGTCTTGAAACCTGTTATTATTGTGTGAGTCTTAATGGGAGACCAACCGCTTGTAAAGCTGGGCTGGCTCTAGCCCGAGGGTCACCCTTCTTATCATCAAGCTTGTTACAGTATCAGTTGCACCCCCAGGGAAGCCACTGTAAATACAATGACCCCTGTGTTGTAGGAATTTATCACCCTCAACTCCCCTATCTGAGCCTGAGCTGACATGAAGTACAGAGAAGAGGGTTTAAATGCTTTCAGCTCTGTTAATCAAACAAAGGATAATGCTGTTATTAAGGTGACATTTATGCCTGTGAGTAAGTTGCTGGACTGACAGCGGAGTCCTAAGTATCCTCAGGAAAGACTGCAGATTATTGCTGAAATGTGTCattgaaatattaaagtattGATGAATGAGGGCCGGTtattgggttagggttagtgagTTGCGCATTGtgcagaacattttgaatgaggTTTCATGTGTTGTTGTGACACGGCTTGGGAAACACCCACACTTGTCTCTAAGCAGGTCAGGCCAAGGATTTAGTTTGGTCTGTGCTCCTGTAAAACTGGTTTTTTCCTGCATTATACACAATAGACCTCCAGCTGTAATTGAACAGAAGTTACATTTATGTCACTTTTAGCTTTCTTTACTGTTGACAGTTGGATGAGAAGTATTTCTTTCATGGCTCAAATCTCTTATGAGACAGTTGGCTGGGATCAGGAACCTCCCAGGTTCTCtgctgtttccctctgttttcacTCTTTGTCCAAATTAAGTGCATGTTAGCTGTAGCCTCATATTTACTCTGCAGACATAAGAGAGATATCCGTTATATCATATGATTCCCCTAAAATgtcagggtttcccgcagcactttacagcttaggcgGCCTGTTgccttaactaaggtcttccaaaaaatatgagcgatattcgccgtgttactctgtcctgttttctctcattccaaaccgtgaccaacgccagcctaccttctctgcagaacgcatttaaagaagtaataataataaaaaaacgtgtcatgaattggaaaaaacaaaaattgcGGGCTTCTTCATGTGCAAAGCAGGCCTACCTCACCCTGCacgccttctctctccctctctctccctctccctctctttttttcattatcCTGCATTAAATGGGTGACATGACTCCTGCTGTTTATCCAATATAGATGTGAACACCCTTGCTCAACACTTACACCTCTTGGTCATCCACACAAAGgaaaatttgactttttaaatgtcctgCTTCTCCACTCTTCCTGAGTAatccagcagagggcagcggTAAACTGATGTTGGCTGCTCTCTACATTCCTTTGTGGTCCTGTCATTACTCAGCTTCTCCTCCGTTTCAGTTTCTGGAGCCTTTCTGCTGAATATCCTAAATCGCACGACCCAAATTGCTGTCAGTGGCAGCCAAAAAACACTCGCATATTTCAGGGTCACTGATTGTTATTGATGGAAAAACACTATCTCCCGTTgtctcatgtttgttttttctacatttaaaggATGCCTTATCCTCTGGCTATGAACATTTGAACAAAGCAGCAAATAACAGTAACTCCCTGCTTCCTGAACAAAGCCGGATTTATcagtaaaacattgaaaagatTGCATGCTACTCTAGGAGCTTGTGGTTTCAATTTTCAGGCCCTTAATTTGTGTCGACAAGACCCTTTCAGACAGCCACATGTGGGCTCACACTTTATAAAAAGTCCATCAATGTGTTCTTAAGAGGCATTAACCCTCTTTACTAGTGGAAACTGATTTCTGATCCTCCCACCACAGGCAACTACAGCTCCTTCATGCAGAAGGAGATCTTTGAGCAGCCTGAGTCTGTGGTCAACACCATGAGGGGGAGAATCAACTTCAACGACAACACAGGTTAGTTTTCTAAGCTGGGCCTTAATGTAATAAAACAGCTGATGAATGAACTATTTTCCGCTCTGTCTTATCCTGCATGATGCTGAAACACAGGCTCCAATGCCTCTTGATAAGGATTTATTAGCAAGCAAAGCAAATATGGAGAAAATGAGGGCAGTGTGTATCCAAGATGGACTATATAAGTGCTGTTGTCTCACTGTgcttaagtatattttaatgagCTACACACTTAAGAAAAGAAACCAGAATGTTTTCTTCTAATATTCTCTCATGCGCTCTGTGTGGACCTTTGTAATGAGGTGGAAACTAATAGAGTAGCATGATGGATTAGCTGTTTGCTTTGCTTTTCAGTGACCCTGGGTGGACTGAAGGACCACATCAAAGAGATCCAGAGGTGTCGGCGGTTGATCCTTATTGCCTGCGGGACCAGCTACCACGCAGGGGTGGCGGTGAGTAGCCACTCGCTAATGCCTTTTCTTCGTTGGTGTAAACAGACATTACagaaacatgtgtgttttgcatttccACGTTAACTGGTCGGTGGTGTGGACACAGGTGCGGTTTATGCGCTGGCACACTTTCTGCCGGGAGCTGAATGATGCTGAGCAGTGCCTTCTTTCTTTCCCAGACCCGGCAGGTCCTGGAGGAGCTGACCGAGCTGCCGGTCATGGTGGAGCTGGCCAGTGACTTCCTGGACAGAAACACCCCCGTCTTCCGAGACGACGTCtgcttcttcatcagccagtcAGGTGCGCAGGCCGGTGCCATCTGGACTTGATCTAAATACACATTCCCCATTTGTCCACTTTCCCCTCCTGGAAGCTCCTTCGCTTCGGGATGATTTATCTGCTCTTGTGCTCATCTTGAGCCTTGTAAAACGTGTGCAGTGCAGCTGagttttctctctgttctgctgcagtcttctgagtgtgtgtttttcttttatgtgaggtttatttatttattatttttgtgtttgtgatatTTTTGAGACAATTTTCCTGTTAAGCTGTTTCAAATCAGCCCTGTTTTAGTGGAAAGGCCATTTCCTAACCAACTAATAAATCAGCACTATTATATTGTCAGAGCTGTTCCATTGCATCAACGgttgtgtaaatgtttttctacTCCTGCCTATTCTCCAGGGGAGACTGCAGACACCCTCATGGCCCTGCGCTACTGTAAGGAGAGAGGAGCTCTGACCGTTGGAATCACAAACACCGTGGGCAGCTCCATCTCCAGGGAGACCGACTGCGGAGTCCACATCAACGCTGGGCCTGAGATCGGAGTGGCCAGCACCAAGGTGAGCCTGTCTTTATGTATTCTAGAGAGCTGTATCTTCTTCTGCAAACAGGCATTTTTAGGAAGGGTTAGGTCGCACAAAATGCAATAACTCAGCATGGCCTGTGTTAAATTCCAGCCCCGGGACCTTTTGTTGCATGTcaaacccctctctctctttctcccccttgcTAAACTCTGACGTCTGTCAAAAAAGGCTAAAAtgccaaagaaaaaaatcattccCAGGCTGCTGCCATAAAATCCATATGCATTACTCCCTGAAATGATGACGGTTGCACTCATTTGGACTTTCTATTTTACTAAGAGCTAACATATGCATCATTATCAAACTTCATTGTTCTCAATTTGTTTTGTAAACTCAAATGTTGGTCagcaatattaaaataagtgCTTTGAATCTCAGGCTTttataatagcaataataaatTCAATTAATAAAGTGCCTTTCAAGGGACCCAAGGCCACTTTCCATGTTGTGAGGAccgacagaaaacaaataaaacaaacaagtagggcaaaaatataaatcatgtcaataaataaatacacgttttattttttacttgacTTTATTGGTTATTTTCTAAGACTTTAATTCGGTCAGAACAAATAAGACGTGCAAATGAATTAAAAGACCTctaatacaaagaaaaatgtcaaaactaaAATAGATTTACAAAACGTTTTAGAGAGGATATGGAAAATGTTACCGCACTAGTTTTAATTGACGTACACTTGCCAATACGGTTGGAAAGGACAAACCAGTTGAGTGACAACTCTGCTGCTAGCAGGTATTTGGTATTTAACCTAACTCACCAAACAACCACCTAATGTATTGCTCAGCtgataaaaaacattgtgtcCTTACTTCTCTGCTCACAAGGGAGGTGTACCTCACATCAGATCCCACAAAGAATATGCTCATGCGTAGATGGCACCTGGTCTgctctttatttctttgatgaACTGACCTTTTTATAGTGAGTTTGACAAAACTGTCCACCAATTTGTGGAATTATCTCATAAATGATCTCGACGCCCACTGACACCGAATGAAACCCATATGAAAACTCCATCgtgagtcccccccccccccccccttcgcCTCCTgacattttcctcctctctgaacCCTCAGGAGTTGAATGAGTCTGATATTCTCATCTCAACTCATGTCAAGACGGGGTCCTTCGTTTTctgtcccccccacccctttctACTAAACCAGCGTGCCAGTTTAGACATAGAAGTAGAGGAGCCCCAGCTAGTGAGGAGAGAGAGTGCAGCAGGTCCCTCCCTGGCCCGGCCCTTGGGCTTGGCTTGGGGACTCTCGTGCTGCTCCAAAGTCCCGGAGCACGCCTCGGAGACGCCATCATTTACTGCTCTGCTGCCTTGGCCACACACCCAAACCCAGCTCCACCAAATGCTGCAACCTAGCTCATCAAATCCCTGGACactacacatacagtatatgaccCAAAAATCCTCTACCTTGCTTCGATTTTCATGCTTATTTGATTTTGCTTAACTggataatcaaaaataaaaaggagtcaacaaataaatgtctgtctgtctgaaaaggaatgtgtttatgtaaaggGGGTTCATCTCTGCTGGGTAACGGTTGGCATGTTATGCATGAAACGCGCTAAAAAGTTGATGACATGAACACTTAGGGAACACCACAGCTTACTATGTGGAATAAATATGTTGCCACATCTGACTCGCACACACTGTTGGAGTTCTGAGCGGCTGTGGTTAGCGTGCTGTCAGGAGCAGAATGAAAGCGTAAAGGTTTTACAGATATTTTCTTGGCAATAGACACTGGCATTTCTGACTCCGGAGGGCCCCGTGAAATGACTTGGCTTCACTCGAGCACTGATTAAATCTCCCCTAATGGGCACGGAAGGCCTCCAAACGTGCTCGCAGATGAAGGAAACGAGAAAAAGTGGGCGGTGATGGCGGCAGGCACGGAGTCTCAGATGTGCCGGAGTTATGTGTGACATTTGCAGAAGGATCAGAGGGTGTGCTCTCTGACGGGATGTTGTGTGTTCACCAAGCGTTCCAGGATGAGCAACAACTGGCTCGAGCGAGCTCCGCTGCATGCATTGTTGTGCTGCTCGAATCCAAACTcgctttctttttctcatctgGTGCAGATTATCACCGAGACAGAGTTCACTTCcataaaacagagagacacgAAGCACTATACTGAAAGGGAGACTCAATTTGGGATCTGGTTGCTGCTCTTTTGTGTTAGTTATTAAGCTGCAAAACAGTAAACCGACTATATATTATTCCTAAGACATTGGGTTACAATAGGACAGTTTTGTGAACGTGTCTTAGCacagtttttaatttagttaGAAGGGTAATTGGACAGCTGTTTTGTTCTTAGTATAATTACTGCTTTTGGTTTTCATTATTCATatctttattcatattattataacTTTGTATACTTTGTAATTTGAACATTtctacatatttattgttgtatatattgtagtaaaatgtgcttattattaaaacacattttctttttattgcccTTGGGTttctataaatgtttttctctattattttctggttattttattgtaaaatggAGCAATTTTGATGAAACCCAACACCCAGGATAAACAAAaggaatcaaataaaaaaaggttctGGAATTGTGACCCAGAATCTGCAATGTAAATCTATCGTgaataacacacactctgctgttcCGGCTCTGTGCTCTGCAGGCGTACACCAGCCAGTTCGTGGCCCTCATCATGTTTGCGCTGTTGATGTGCGACGACAGGATTTCCATGCAGCCTCGACGCCGAGAGATAATCCAGGGCCTGAGAGTCCTCCCAGGTAAATAAAGCCAAGACTTTTCTGATTCAGACTCGGAAATCCTGATCAGATGTGAGATCTAAATGTATAGGGATAGAAAAACCCGCCCTCAGAGCAGAGATCAAGAGAACTCAAAAGCGTGGTTCAtatctgttgtttgtttatgcaaTGCTCTTGGAAGAGGAAGTGATGTGAGGAGAGCGGGATCAGAGGAAGGGAGGGCTGTAGGCTGTAGCGTCTCTGGATCTAAAGCACATGACAGAATCTACCTTATTGTAAACTAATGCCTGAACAACATCATGAGTTCATAATCCTACTTAAAAAATCCACAATTCCATATTTTTTCTCTTGATTTCTTTTATAGATCTGATAAAGGACGTGCTCGGTTTGGATGATGAGATCCAGAAGTTGGCGATAGAGCTGTACGAGCAGAAGAGCGTCCTGATTATGGGCAGAGGCTACCATTATGCTACCTGCCTGGAAGGAGCTCTGGTGAGAAAATACATCCATCTTCTTCTGAATGGTGTCCCTTAAGGGCTTTATAAAAGTTATATTTAACTGCAGGAAATATTTAGCCTTTTCTTTACTCTCAGAAACCATGGACTGTAGATATCTAATATTAGTCATCATGGTTTTTGAGTATGAATCTTACTCTTAACTAGGCTTAATACCAAGATGGACTGAGTTTTGTGGTTTACGTAAGCCTTGTTTTTTCTtaacctgtgtttttttttgtagaaaatcAAGGAAATCACGTACATGCATTCAGAGGGCATTATGGCTGGAGAGCTGAAGCACGGCCCCCTGGCTCTGGTGGATAAACTCATGCCGGTGATTATGATCATCATGAGAGACCACACCTACACCAAATGTCAGAACGCACTGCAGCAAATTGTTGCCCGCCAGGTAAGAGCCGTACACACCTCAATAAATCAGATGTAATGTTTCATGATGTAAGTGTGGATTTCGCACAATTTCCCAATCTGGGATTATACAACTTGTATAtcttcacttaataatgatGCACAGTATGTAGGAAATATTATAGCTAAATGATCAATGTCCTGCTGTGACCCGAATACAATTGAGtgcattttttttccccaaactgtttgtttgtttctgaagTCCTACCCTACACACCACAATAAATCAGATGTAATGAtcgctgtttttttttagacctgtttgtgtatttatacaCCTTGACCACTCACATTTCTCCTGTTGGGATAATAAAGATTACCTTCACCTTGTCTATTAACCAAATCTTTATACAAAAACTACCCAGACTTAAATGTCCTGTTGCAGTGCTGACGCCCAGTGATTGACCCTGCAGAGTGCAAATGCTCTGAAAACACACTTCCAGACATCTAAATCTAGTCTGTGATACCATTACTGTTATTGAGACACCCTTAGCATCCCAGATTGAAACTTAAACTCCTTGCCCTCTTGATGACTGCAGCACATTTTGCATGTCAGGTTAATTTTCACAGTCCTGTCCTGCGTCAAACCTCTGATCCTTCACCTCAATAAACACAAGGGAGGGGTCGGTCCAGCGTGACATCATTGCTGTTAGTAATCTGGAGCACATGTGGCTTTAGGAGGTGTTAAAATCAGCTGAGATGGGGACAGGGAGGGACGGTATTACTCAGATCCAAGTTCAGGACCACATTGAATGATGATTTGCTTTGTTTGATTTCCAGGGCCGCCCCATTGTGATCTGCGATAAAGACGATTACGAGACCGCCAAGAACTCGAGCCGCACCATCAAAGTGCCTCACTGCGTGGACT of the Eleginops maclovinus isolate JMC-PN-2008 ecotype Puerto Natales chromosome 12, JC_Emac_rtc_rv5, whole genome shotgun sequence genome contains:
- the gfpt1 gene encoding glutamine--fructose-6-phosphate aminotransferase [isomerizing] 1, whose amino-acid sequence is MCGIFAYLNYHVPRTRRDILEILLKGLHRLEYRGYDSAGVGIDGGNGKDWETNAKSIQLIKQRGKVKMLDEEINKQQDIDLDVEFDVHLGIAHTRWATHGVPSPVNSHPHRSDKTNEFIVIHNGIITNYKDLRKFLESKGYEFESETDTESIAKLVKYMFDNRESNDISFATLVERVTQQLEGAFALVFKSVHYPGEAVGTRRGSPLLMGVRSDHKLSSDHIPVVYRSTTKDKKGCTALPRSDRDTCLFPVDEKAVEYYFASDASAVIEHTNRVIFLEDDDVAAVVEGRLSIHRIKRTAGDYPARAIQTLQMELQQIMKGNYSSFMQKEIFEQPESVVNTMRGRINFNDNTVTLGGLKDHIKEIQRCRRLILIACGTSYHAGVATRQVLEELTELPVMVELASDFLDRNTPVFRDDVCFFISQSGETADTLMALRYCKERGALTVGITNTVGSSISRETDCGVHINAGPEIGVASTKAYTSQFVALIMFALLMCDDRISMQPRRREIIQGLRVLPDLIKDVLGLDDEIQKLAIELYEQKSVLIMGRGYHYATCLEGALKIKEITYMHSEGIMAGELKHGPLALVDKLMPVIMIIMRDHTYTKCQNALQQIVARQGRPIVICDKDDYETAKNSSRTIKVPHCVDCLQGVLSVIPLQLLSFHLAVLRGYDVDCPRNLAKSVTVE